From the genome of Candidatus Methylopumilus turicensis, one region includes:
- a CDS encoding lysozyme inhibitor LprI family protein, with amino-acid sequence MKPSNFSLKILALIILFFTSSAHADLACENEKSWRYDDQCRTGVIEEMDLELKTRLAKLSKNLDSHRMELVNKSQKSWVEYMRSECESEGDLTRNMKSGRMEWGTMQSFDISWCKGRMIQRRLHELHLIEFRSNIEPRSQPPKKRFEG; translated from the coding sequence ATGAAACCATCCAATTTCTCATTAAAAATATTAGCGCTAATTATTCTGTTTTTTACATCAAGCGCACATGCCGATTTAGCTTGTGAAAATGAGAAATCCTGGCGATATGATGATCAATGCCGGACTGGAGTTATTGAAGAGATGGATCTCGAACTTAAAACTAGATTGGCAAAATTAAGTAAGAATTTAGATTCACATCGAATGGAGTTAGTTAACAAATCTCAAAAATCTTGGGTTGAATATATGAGGTCTGAGTGTGAATCCGAGGGAGATCTAACAAGGAATATGAAGAGCGGGCGAATGGAATGGGGAACAATGCAAAGCTTTGACATAAGTTGGTGTAAAGGCAGAATGATCCAGCGAAGATTACATGAACTTCATTTAATTGAATTTAGAAGTAATATTGAACCAAGATCGCAACCTCCAAAAAAACGTTTTGAAGGCTAA